The Taeniopygia guttata chromosome 22, bTaeGut7.mat, whole genome shotgun sequence genome has a window encoding:
- the NKX6-3 gene encoding homeobox protein Nkx-6.3 has protein sequence MDANLPGTFLLNGPSLGPFPEAKAPVCQYSVQSSFYKLGPAGLGAQLAAGTPHGISDILGRPAATPNSGLLPGYPHAGGFNGLSSPGVYYGPQVGALPKAGGEYPPRGRSCWAEAAPEWRGGRQCGGPPAHLADSMHKKKHTRPTFTGHQIFALEKTFEQTKYLAGPERARLAYSLGMTESQVKVWFQNRRTKWRKKSALEPSSSSQRAGGSGGERAASETEDDEYNKPLDPDSDDEKIRLLLRKHRAAFSMLGLGTHSG, from the exons ATGGATGCCAACCTGCCAGGCACCTTTCTGCTCAACGGCCCCTCGCTGGGCCCCTTCCCCGAGGCCAAGGCACCGGTTTGCCAGTATTCAGTGCAGAGCTCCTTCTACAAGCTGGGACCCGCCGGACTGGgtgcccagctggctgctggcaccCCGCACGGCATCTCCGACATCCTTGGCCGGCCCGCGGCGACCCCGAACAGCGGTCTCCTCCCTGGCTACCCGCACGCGGGCGGATTTAACGGACTGAGCTCCCCGGGCGTCTATTACGGGCCCCAGGTGGGCGCCCTCCCCAAGGCTGGGGGCGAGTAcccgccgcggggccggagCTGCTGGGCGGAGGCGGCCCCGGAGTGGCGGGGCGGCCGGCAGTGCGGCGGCC CCCCTGCTCACTTGGCTGACAGCATGCACAAGAAGAAGCACACACGCCCAACCTTCACAGGACACCAGATCTTTGCTCTGGAGAAGACGTTTGAACAGACCAAGTACCTGGCAGGTCCGGAAAGGGCACGGCTGGCCTATTCTCTTGGCATGACTGAGTCCCAGGTGAAG GTCTGGTTCCAGAACCGACGGACCAAATGGAGGAAGAAGAGTGCCCTggagccctcctcatcctcgcAGCGGGCGGGGGGCTCTGGCGGAGAGCGGGCGGCCTCTGAGACCGAGGACGACGAGTACAACAAGCCCCTGGACCCAGACTCAGATGACGAGAAGATCCggctgctgctgaggaagcacCGTGCAGCCTTCTCCATGCTGGGCTTGGGCACGCACAGCGGCTGA